One region of Bacillus pumilus genomic DNA includes:
- a CDS encoding tetratricopeptide repeat protein: MNHNEIGIEALNQGNIEKAAEAFTKAIEESPKDPVPYINFANLLSSINEFERALNFFQKAIELDHAAAAAYYGAGNVYTLKEDFMKAKDYFEQALQAGMENSDLFYMLGQTLIKLEQPKLAMPYLQRAIELNEDDNEARFQFGMCLANEQLLEEAVTTFTEVIARDPQHADAFYNLGVAYAYLEKKDEALEMLGKAIDVQPDHMLALHAQKLIQEAE; the protein is encoded by the coding sequence ATGAATCATAACGAAATCGGAATAGAAGCCTTAAATCAAGGGAACATCGAAAAAGCAGCAGAAGCTTTTACGAAAGCCATTGAAGAAAGCCCGAAAGACCCGGTTCCATATATTAACTTTGCGAACTTGCTTTCAAGCATCAATGAATTTGAACGTGCGTTAAACTTCTTTCAAAAAGCAATAGAACTTGATCACGCCGCAGCTGCAGCCTATTACGGGGCAGGAAATGTCTACACATTAAAAGAAGACTTTATGAAAGCAAAAGACTATTTTGAACAAGCACTTCAAGCTGGGATGGAAAATAGTGATTTATTTTATATGCTGGGGCAAACGCTCATCAAATTAGAGCAGCCGAAGCTTGCGATGCCTTATCTTCAGCGTGCCATCGAACTGAATGAAGATGATAATGAAGCAAGGTTCCAATTTGGCATGTGCTTAGCCAATGAACAGTTGCTGGAAGAAGCGGTGACGACCTTTACCGAGGTGATCGCGCGTGATCCGCAGCATGCAGATGCCTTTTATAATTTAGGGGTTGCGTATGCATACTTAGAGAAAAAAGACGAAGCACTTGAGATGCTAGGAAAAGCGATTGACGTGCAGCCTGACCATATGCTGGCACTACATGCGCAAAAGCTAATTCAAGAGGCAGAATAG
- the mnmA gene encoding tRNA 2-thiouridine(34) synthase MnmA, with protein MTKRPEDTRVVVGMSGGVDSSVAALMLKEQGYDVIGIFMKNWDDTDENGVCTATEDYEDVIRVCNQIGIPYYAVNFEKQYWDKVFQYFLDEYKAGRTPNPDVMCNKEIKFKAFLEHALSLGADYLATGHYARVDRTGDEVKMLRGLDANKDQTYFLNQLTQEQLDKVMFPIGDLEKKRVRELAKEAELATATKKDSTGICFIGERNFKTFLSQYLPAQPGVMQTMDGEVKGEHDGLMYYTIGQRQGLGIGGSGDPWFVVGKDLEQNILFVEQGFHNPLLYSESISAVNISWTRPHIVGENGELTCTAKFRYRQEDHHVKVKMTGEQEAMVIFDEPVRAVTPGQAVVFYDGDECLGGGTIDDVFKDGQKLSYV; from the coding sequence ATGACAAAAAGACCAGAAGACACAAGAGTTGTGGTCGGTATGTCCGGTGGAGTCGATTCATCAGTTGCTGCTCTTATGTTAAAGGAGCAAGGCTATGATGTAATCGGCATATTTATGAAAAACTGGGATGACACAGATGAAAATGGTGTATGTACAGCAACGGAGGACTATGAGGATGTCATCCGCGTATGCAACCAAATTGGAATCCCTTATTATGCAGTGAATTTCGAGAAGCAATATTGGGACAAAGTGTTTCAATATTTCCTTGATGAATATAAAGCGGGCAGAACGCCAAACCCAGATGTCATGTGCAACAAAGAAATTAAGTTCAAAGCGTTCCTTGAGCACGCATTGTCACTCGGTGCGGATTATTTAGCAACAGGTCACTATGCGCGCGTCGACAGAACTGGCGATGAAGTTAAAATGCTAAGAGGTCTTGATGCCAACAAAGACCAAACGTATTTCTTAAATCAGCTGACTCAGGAACAGCTTGATAAAGTCATGTTTCCAATCGGTGATCTAGAGAAAAAAAGGGTTCGTGAATTGGCAAAAGAAGCAGAGCTTGCAACAGCAACGAAAAAAGATTCAACGGGTATTTGCTTTATTGGAGAAAGAAACTTTAAAACGTTCCTTAGTCAATATTTGCCTGCCCAGCCTGGCGTGATGCAGACGATGGACGGAGAAGTTAAAGGGGAGCACGATGGACTGATGTATTACACGATCGGTCAGCGCCAAGGTCTAGGCATTGGCGGCAGCGGTGATCCTTGGTTTGTCGTTGGAAAAGACTTGGAACAAAATATTCTGTTTGTCGAACAAGGTTTCCACAATCCACTTTTATATTCTGAAAGCATTTCAGCCGTCAATATTAGCTGGACTCGTCCTCATATTGTCGGTGAAAACGGTGAATTAACCTGCACGGCTAAATTCAGATACCGTCAAGAAGATCACCATGTGAAGGTGAAAATGACAGGTGAGCAAGAAGCGATGGTCATCTTTGATGAACCTGTTCGTGCTGTCACACCAGGACAAGCGGTTGTTTTTTATGATGGCGACGAATGTCTCGGCGGCGGAACAATTGACGATGTCTTTAAGGACGGCCAAAAGCTGTCGTATGTGTAA
- a CDS encoding cysteine desulfurase family protein, translated as MERIYLDHAATTPMDQRIVDKMMPYFTEIFGNPSSIHSYGREARKWLDEAREVIAGELHCKPQEIILTSGGTEADNLAITGVAMARQHEGKHIITAKTEHHAVLHTCERLEKLGFDVTYLDVDETGLIHLEQLKQALRDDTILVTIMYGNNETGVIQPIKDIGELLHNHTAHFHTDAVQAFGTMPIDVADLHIDLLSASGHKLNGPMGTGFLYVNEGVKLSPQIFGGEQERKRRAGTENVAGIVGLAEAVQLTKQNRREKAMHYGKLKEIMLQVFEEESLDFSINGHPEETLPHILNVHFPGVSIESLLVNLDMEGIAVSSGSACTAGSVLPSHVLSAMYGEEADKLTSSVRISFGLGNEEDHVKQAARKIVAVVKRLAK; from the coding sequence ATGGAACGTATCTATTTAGATCATGCAGCCACAACGCCGATGGATCAGCGTATTGTGGACAAGATGATGCCTTACTTTACAGAGATATTTGGCAATCCCTCTAGTATTCATTCATATGGGCGCGAGGCAAGAAAGTGGCTCGATGAAGCAAGAGAAGTGATTGCAGGAGAATTACACTGTAAACCACAGGAGATCATCCTCACAAGTGGAGGAACAGAGGCGGACAACCTGGCGATTACAGGTGTGGCCATGGCAAGACAGCATGAAGGAAAACATATCATTACAGCAAAAACAGAGCATCATGCGGTGCTGCACACATGTGAACGCCTAGAGAAGCTAGGATTTGACGTGACATATTTAGATGTGGATGAAACTGGATTGATTCATCTTGAACAACTAAAACAAGCACTAAGAGATGATACGATTCTTGTGACCATCATGTACGGCAATAATGAAACAGGTGTGATTCAGCCAATCAAAGACATTGGCGAGCTTTTACACAATCACACTGCTCATTTTCATACAGACGCCGTGCAGGCGTTTGGAACAATGCCAATCGATGTAGCAGACCTTCATATTGATCTCTTATCTGCTTCTGGCCATAAGCTAAATGGTCCAATGGGAACGGGCTTTTTATATGTAAACGAAGGCGTGAAACTTTCTCCGCAAATTTTCGGAGGAGAACAAGAAAGAAAACGCCGTGCTGGCACTGAAAATGTGGCAGGAATCGTCGGACTTGCAGAAGCTGTTCAATTAACGAAGCAAAATAGAAGAGAAAAAGCCATGCATTATGGTAAGCTCAAAGAAATCATGCTACAAGTATTCGAAGAGGAATCACTCGATTTCTCTATCAATGGGCACCCGGAAGAGACATTGCCGCACATTTTAAATGTTCATTTCCCGGGCGTTTCTATCGAATCGTTACTTGTGAATTTAGATATGGAAGGAATTGCTGTTTCAAGTGGGTCTGCATGTACGGCTGGATCCGTCCTTCCTTCACACGTGTTAAGCGCCATGTATGGCGAAGAAGCAGACAAGCTGACGTCCTCAGTCAGAATAAGCTTCGGTCTTGGGAATGAAGAGGATCATGTGAAGCAGGCGGCGCGCAAGATAGTAGCTGTTGTCAAACGCTTAGCCAAATAA
- the cymR gene encoding cysteine metabolism transcriptional regulator CymR, producing MKISTKGRYGLTIMIELAKKHGEGPTSLKSIAQNNNLSEHYLEQLVSPLRNARLVKSIRGAYGGYVLAHEPNEITAGDIIRVLEGPISPVEVIENEEPAKRALWIRIRDAVKDVLDNTTLEDLASYKDDEDQEAYMFYI from the coding sequence TGGTCTGACGATCATGATCGAATTAGCCAAAAAACATGGCGAAGGCCCTACATCATTAAAATCAATCGCTCAAAACAATAATTTGTCTGAGCATTATTTAGAGCAGCTTGTATCACCACTTCGGAATGCCCGTCTTGTGAAAAGTATTCGCGGTGCATACGGCGGCTATGTTCTTGCACATGAACCAAACGAGATCACAGCCGGTGATATTATTCGTGTATTAGAAGGACCGATTAGTCCTGTCGAAGTCATTGAAAACGAAGAACCAGCAAAGCGTGCACTTTGGATTCGGATTCGTGATGCAGTAAAAGACGTACTGGACAATACAACTCTTGAAGACTTGGCAAGCTATAAAGATGACGAGGATCAAGAGGCGTATATGTTCTATATTTAG